TCACATTTCAGCACTAGTATTTTATTCTTCAATCAATACAGCATGCTAATTACAACATGCTCATTTCAACATGCTCATTTCAACATCCGAGTCAAGTTTCGAACCGTGAGGTCTTTCCTTGCCATAATACTGTGACCTGACCCAAGCTATCAAGTTAAAGTTTACAATACCGTTCTTTTTCCACTTCCCGTTTTCGTTTTCTCCAGCACTATAACTTGCACGTGTAGGTATAAACAACTTGACCTTCTTGAACCACTTGTCCCCCGAGTTTAGCGCCAACAGTACTCCAGAGATAATGGCTACCACTGCAGTCGAAGCAATAGCCCACCACTTCAGAGCGGGTAAGAGATCGCCCAGCGGATCAGTGGCCATGGACAACAAAGCGGCAACCAGACTTGGTGGTATAAAGATGGATGCCAAAATCGTCAAGTGAGATGTGCTTTTGGCATCGTCAAGGCTGATAGCAGAGTTAACGGCGCTGCTCAGGCAATCGATGCGACGCTCATACTCGTCGAGGCGATCTCTGATGGCTTTGTAATCAGGCTCGTATGGCTCCCAGATCTGGTGCATTTCAGGTGACCGGGTGAACTGGGAAGTCTCGCGTATACAGCTTTGCAGCATGTCACGGGCTTGGGGAATCCACCTGCGCCAAAAGTGTAGTTTATCAAGACTTTGCTTTCTACTGTCGGTTTTGGTGTCCGGGAAGAAGGAAGGGCTTGCGATGCCCCAGTCGATTTGGTTGAGACGCGTGTTCAGGTAGTCAGCGAAGACGAGCCACTCGCCGCATACCATGTGCAATAGAGACTGAATTGGCCTGTCGCGCAAGGTACAAGAAAGCGTGTGTGGTAGATTGACGGGATCAATTTGCTGTTGGGCCCAATAAAGATACTCTTCAAACCAGCTTTTTGCACTTTGGTTTTGTGCATGATCATACAGTCGACTCTCGAATCGTGGGATGTCATCCCAGTTACCGTACCCACGCCAAAGGGGGAAACCCGTTCTGGGGGTCGGCTCAAGTAGAAGAACCCCTACATCCCCGGTGAAATCAGTAATGTGTTCAACTTTAGGTGTCATGCTGACATACCAACCGAAAATTCTTGCGAAAACCAGAACGTCGCGCGGCTACGTATATGTCCAATCTTGGCATCAACAAGCTCTGAGTCATTTTGTCTATCACTCTTGTGCCACCAGCTCCGGGTTGTTCCAGAATCTTTGTCCCAAAAAATATCATTATTATCAGCAGTAACGCGCCGCATAATGTTAAAGTCGTCTATCTCCTTATGCGCTTCTCGCAGCGCTTGCTGGGTCGAGAAATACCGAGACCTGACTAATCGCATTTGGAACCAGTCTCGCCGCTTCGCATCAACTTCGAGGACGGAAGGCTCACGCCAACGATCGCGGATATTGTTCCATACATAATCAGTGATGTGAGCACGAAAGAATCGGGGATCAATGCCAAATGCATCACCTAGAACTTCGATCACGTCGCGAGATAAGTCTTCCACAACAAACAGGTTGAATTCGCCTCGCGATGCAGCTTTTTTGATATCATTTGCAGCTTGCTTTAGCTCCAGCGATGCGGTGGAGTCGTTGTTTTTATCTTGAGAGTTGAAGAGTTTAACGGTGGGGGTTTTTTTTCCTTGTATAGTAGTAGTGCTACATTGACTCTTGACGCTCGACGGCTCTGTTCGGCACGTCTCGCTGTACAGCGTTAGCAATAAAGGTACCTTTTACTATGTTATGAATACTTACCATCTATGTCGACTGGATACGTATATCGTTGTTGGTTCTCTTGCCTCTCTCCTGGAAAGATGCACCATCGTGTAGGAATGGTACCGACTTCCATGAAGTCGGCGAGGAGCTCAAGCTGAGGCCACCTGGGGACCAAAGATTTCACATAGGACAAGTAGTTCTTTAGCTCGCTGTTACTCGTCAGACAAGTATCACCCAGATGATACGTCCGAAACCTACCATTGCCAATAATCCTGCTGAAGAGCTTTGCGAGCTTCCTCTCGCTTTTCGTCTTGGTATGCGTCTCCGAGTTGATAGTCATTCATCGTGCTTAGTGAGTAGTGATGCTGTTAGATAACTACAAATATGATGAGTGATAGAAGTATGCCTACTGAGAAATACTACAGACGTGGAGTCTCCCTTACTGCAGGATATCTACCCATTTCTGATTTGCCAGGTAAGTTTCAACTGGTCAACACGGTGGATCAGAAATTATCTGCAGATTGGACTTTTCTTTTGATGAGTTGTCAAACAGCTTGTTGTCAAAACCAACAGCCAAGACACAGCCCGTACTAACTATCTCCAGTGATTGGGGGGTATCCGTGCAGGCCGAGCCACAATCCCGCCCAGGCTTGGTGGACTGCCACGACTCACGTCTTGTACTTACGATGCATGCACCCTTCGCTTCACATTTACCAACTCCACAAAGCACTCGATACTCCGGTACCGCGGTGGGGAGAGGTTGGGCTTCGCTCTGGATTGaggcttttttctctttcttttttgcgGCAAGCACGACAATCAACGGCACAAAATCATTTGTCAGTGAAGTGGGCTCCCGCCTGGGACATCGTTCGTTCAAAGACAGACTGGCCTACGCGGTCCTGAAAAATGACAATTCATCCCTGCCTATCGCCGATTTCGGCCCTAGGGACTGGCTAAGAATTATTCGAAAGGGTCAGCAAGTAACCTAGTACCGGCCGACAGGTGCAccgccgaaatatttcggatcGCTTAAGATAAGCAGTCCCGCTTCGTGTCCCACATTGGCGCTAGTCAAttttagctttgtcgttagctcacatgacattaCAGCGAAGCGCACCATGTGTACTGGATGCATCAATAATGCGTGAAGGTGGGTACGCAGACGAGAAagctcagaggtcaacgtcaacagggatataacgaaaagaaggcagagagagggaaGGCACAACTcagaaagaagaagtggcgataacaaacaaacaaaaaaaggaaaggaaaggaaaaggagatagggaagaagcgaaagccagAAGCTAGGCCTAAGGTCAGCTTAGCTTGCGAGGCTAGTTCTCGGGCTTAGGCGACGCTAGAGCCGGGAGTCAGTAAGGATGCAATTAGCGCAGACTCCACCATTAGTCCATGATCGTCCTCCAAGGACGACTCAGCAAAAAGACGGTGAGCTTTATGGATCGCAACTACTCTAGTAGTCTCTTTTCTGGCCCCTAATGCGGCAGTTAATCGTCGTAGAGGCGTTGCAGATGGCATGGCTACGCAACACAAGCAGCTTCGCCAACTCGTCCGAGCATCGCAAATATGTTGATGGAGTAACtagaggaggagcttggccccaTGTATGCCGGGGCTCCGCAACTTTCATGGCACATACTTTGGCGCTTTAACCGGGCTTTCGTCGAGCAATATCCCGAAGGGGTGGCCCAAGATGCGAACCAGGACGAtgtgctgagctggtttgctgaTTCCAGCGAGAAGTTAGCGTTATTCGCAGACGCGCATGGCAAAGCCTAACGAACCGATTGACGGCTCTGTCTGTCTAAATGGCATCGATTTGTTTTTGTCAGGATTTTGAAACCTGCTCCTTTCTGAACTATTGACAATGTGAAACGGAAGTGCTGGCTATTTCACCCCATAATACTTACGGCTGATACGACGGGCTTTTAGCTGTTACGTAATTGTAATGACGGCACTGATACTACTTCTCCATGTCGCCTTACATGTCTCCGACGGGGTCTTGGGGTCAACGGtagcgagaagcttcttgacgtggcAAATGTGCATTCTCCGAGGTGCGCTAGTGCCGCCCTAATAGGCAGGGTAGGGAATCAATCCATCCACGTCATTATCCGGCTTTGTGGATTAACTGAGGGATTTCCTAATTGGACAATTCAGGAACCCGCCGCCGACACCTCATCATTTGTCGGTGCCCAAGTAGAAGGCTGGCGGACTTCGGTATGCCCCTCGTTGTTGGTCGGGTCAAGAGGTAAGTCTGCCATCTCGGTTCACCGACCGTATGAATCGAGTAAAAGAGGAGACATTTGGGTTCAGGCATTATAACGCGTCCGATGTTTTGCATGGGTAGATCTGTTAATGTTTGCGCAGAGGTATAGCAAATATTAACGAAATATATCAGGGTACTCATCCCCATGACTAGCGTCCACGTCAATCCACTCACTCTTTTTAGAAGGCAGGTTCCGTGTTCCCCTTGATGCTAAGTCTTGTCTGGGGTTGAAGATCAGCTTGGCAGCGGACTGATCGATTTgcagtagtagtagtgtttCTTATGCCTGGGAGAATGGATCTTAGAGGGCCTGTGGCTACGCTAAATTGTTTAAAATAGCATCGGTTGTCAAGGTTGTAGTCATTTAAGCGGCTATGTCGGGTTAGAATGGAATGAacttattccgcccgggggGATGCATAGCGAGGAAGTGTAAACTTTcaggggccccatagggacacgcctaggcgcctctccacttctgcacgcgtaggcgtgcggattatgtcagccccCAATTTGGCACAACTCCACAACTGCATTTCTCAGGGGGGTTACCGTTATAGCGCAGACGGCATTTTCTAATAATGTGCTTCCGCCAGAGGGCACATACAACTCGCAAGAGGCTCTACTCACAGCTATCAATAAATGGGCAGCACCAAGAGGATACGCA
The genomic region above belongs to Fusarium poae strain DAOMC 252244 chromosome Unknown contig_1, whole genome shotgun sequence and contains:
- a CDS encoding uncharacterized protein (TransMembrane:2 (i458-479o491-510i)) — translated: MNDYQLGDAYQDEKREEARKALQQDYWQCELKNYLSYVKSLVPRWPQLELLADFMEVGTIPTRWCIFPGERQENQQRYTYPVDIDDKNNDSTASLELKQAANDIKKAASRGEFNLFVVEDLSRDVIEVLGDAFGIDPRFFRAHITDYVWNNIRDRWREPSVLEVDAKRRDWFQMRLVRSRYFSTQQALREAHKEIDDFNIMRRVTADNNDIFWDKDSGTTRSWWHKSDRQNDSELVDAKIGHIRSRATFWFSQEFSVGVLLLEPTPRTGFPLWRGYGNWDDIPRFESRLYDHAQNQSAKSWFEEYLYWAQQQIDPVNLPHTLSCTLRDRPIQSLLHMVCGEWLVFADYLNTRLNQIDWGIASPSFFPDTKTDSRKQSLDKLHFWRRWIPQARDMLQSCIRETSQFTRSPEMHQIWEPYEPDYKAIRDRLDEYERRIDCLSSAVNSAISLDDAKSTSHLTILASIFIPPSLVAALLSMATDPLGDLLPALKWWAIASTAVVAIISGVLLALNSGDKWFKKVKLFIPTRASYSAGENENGKWKKNGIVNFNLIAWVRSQYYGKERPHGSKLDSDVEMSMLK